TAGCGATATGCGAAGCGGTGACGCGACGTAAGGAGCTAATCCTTTAGGAATCCTTTAGGACTGCTTCAAGAAGCTTCGAGACCGAAGGGCGGAGTGCGGTTTATCCGTGAATCCGCGATTGGCAAATGCTTACTTCATACCGCTTCGCACAGATAAACGCACCCTATAGCAGATGATTTATTTGTTTACCGACTAATTCTTGGTTTTGCTCGCTCGGTGATAGTTAAGCTCGCTAAATTTGACGATTTATTCCAGCTAATGCGCGAGAATTGGTATAAAATTAATTTGCAAATAGATAAATGTTTTTCTTTTACAAAATAAAGTCATCTTTTCACTTTCTCAAGTATTACTAATAATGAACATTTAGAAGCAAATCTGCATTTCAGCTAATATTTATTATTTAAAGATGCAAAAACTTCTGAGCTGTTTCAACCACGTTAGCTAGTGAACCAGATTTGAAAGGGGAAATTAAATTAGCTGAACTTGTCAAACTTTGAAAAGGTGCTTTTCCGCCCCGTTGACACAGAGTAATATATTCAGCTAAAGCAGTATTAAAATCAGACTGGGCTTTAACCCAAAATTGCATCGCACAGCACAAAGCTAAAGTGTAATCAATATAATAAAAAGGTGAACAGTAAATATGTTGTTTTTCCTGCCACAAACCGCCTTGGGCAGGATGTTTTATCTCGCCATACTGTCGCCAAGGAAGATAACGTGCTTCCATTTCTTGCCACATTTGATTTCTTTGAGCAGGTGTGGCTTCAGGATTAGCGTAAACTAAATGTTGAAAATGATCTACAGCACAGCCGTAGGGTAAGAATAAGATCGATTCTGCTAGATGAATTTCGCGAAAACGGTCTGCATCATCACCAAAAAACTTTTCCATTTGTGACCAAGTTAGAAATTCTAGACTCATAGAATGAATCTCACAGGATTCTAAGGTGGGCCAGAGATAGTCGATTAAAGGCAGGTTACGGCTTTGCCAAGCTTGAAAGGCATGACCCATTTCGTGAGTAAATACTTCGACATCACCTTTAGTATTGTTGAAATTAGCAAAAATATAGGGAACTCCTTCAGTTGGGAAGCTGGTGCAAAAACCACCTCCCGCTTTACCAGGGCGGGTCTTGAGATCGATAAAATTACCGTTTACCATCATGGCAAAAAAGCTGCCTAATTCTGGGTGCATGGCATCAAACATCTGCTGTGCTTGCTGAAGCATCCAGTCGTGATCCCCCTGTGGTTCAGGATTTCCTTGAAGATCGAATACCGATTCGTCCCAAAAATAAACCTCAGCTAAGTCTAGTTTTTGAGCTTTTCGAGCAATAATTTTCTGTGCTAAAGGGACAACTGTGGCGACTACCTCATTACGGTAATTAGCTACATCAGCTTCAGTGTAGTCAATGCGCTGCATTCGCTTGTATCCTAAACCAGTGTAATTATCGTAGCCTAGTTTTTGTGCCATCTTGTGACGTAGTTTTACTAGCTGGTCGTAAATGCTGTTTAGTTGAGGTTCATTTTGACTAAAAAAATTCCACCTGGCTTTTTCGGCTGCATAACGAGTCTGGCGATCGCTATCTTGAGTATATTTACGAATTCCTGAAAGGTTTAGCGTTTCTCCTTTAAATTCGATTTGAGCGGAGGCTAATAGCTGTACGTATTGATTAACTAACTTAGATTCTTGAACTAAATCTAATTCAATCGCTGGTTCAAAAGTGGTCACGTCTGCTGACCATAAGCTAAAAGCTTGTTGACCCAAAATGGATTCCAATTCAGTCCGATCTTGGCTGTTTAATAACCGCTGTTTCATTGCTATTTCTAGGGCGGTTAATTTTGGTCGTAGTTCGTCACTATATGACTGGGCTTGTTTGTAAGCTTCGTTGGTTGTATCTTGACTAAAGTGGAGTGAAGTTAGAGCAGACCAACTATCTAAGCGACGGCGTAAATCTTCCCACTGTTGCAAAGCTGCTTTTTTGTCTGTGGTAGTAACAGCCCGATCTAAAGCAGTATTAATTTGAGCATATTTTGCCGTAACCTCTTCGATGGTAGGAGTTTCGAGCTGTATATCGGCAAACTTAATTGTCTGACTCATGGTTATTCAGGCAAGATAATTAGATTTTAAAATAATAGCGAAATTTGGTCTTCAGGTATGAGTAATATATCTTTTATTAAAAATGTAGATAAGTTGATTAAACGCGATCGCGATTTGGCTAAGGTGATTGAAGTTTGGGGCTATCCTCCCCAGTGGCAAAGAGAACCTGGATTTTCTACCTTGATTCGGATTATTTTAGAACAGCAGGTTTCTTATGCTTCGGCTAAGGCTGCTTTTAAACGTCTTAACGATGCCGTAGCAACATTGACCCCAGAAAGTTTTCTGGCTTTAGATGATGTTGAACTCAAAGCAATTGGTTTGAGTCGGCAAAAAATTAAATATGGTCGTGAATTAGCTCAGGCTATTATTAACCAGACTTTAAATTTGGCTCATTTAGAAAAACTAGACGATCGCGACGTGAGAAAATTACTGACGCAAATAAAAGGTATTGGTGACTGGACGGTGGATATTTATCTGATGATGGCTTTACAACGCCAAGATGTATTTCCTGCTAAAGACTTGGCAGTAGCGATCGCTGTTCAAGAAATTAAAGATTTATCTATTCGTCCTACCGCAGTAGAATTAGCATCTATTGCTGAACTATGGAAGCCACAAAGAGCGATCGCTACTAAAATCCTCTGGCACTATTATTTGAATCGTAAATCGGTCAAAAAAACTATTAGTTATTAGCTTTTAGATATTAGCTTCAAATTTATTCCATTTCTAAATTTGCCACTAAAAATGCCCATTTATCCGCCGCCTCTTCAATTATTTTACTGGTGGGCTTACCCGCACCATGTCCTGCTTTGGTTTCAATCCGAATTAAAACAGGATTGTCTCCCTGATGGGCAGCTTGCAGCGCGGCAGCAAACTTAAAGCTATGGGCAGGAACAACGCGATCGTCGTGATCGGCAGTGGTAATCATCGTGGCAGGATAGGCTATACCTTCTTTTAGGTTGTGCAGCGGGGAGTAAGCATACAGAGTTTTAAAATCTTGCTCATTGTCTGGATTACCGTATTCAGAACACCATGCCCAACCAATCGTAAATTTATGAAAGCGCAGCATATCTAATACCCCAACAGCAGGAATAACAGCAGCAAATAGATCGGGACGCTGAGTCATACAAGCACCAACTAACAATCCCCCGTTGCTACCACCGGCGATCGCCAATTTTGATTTACTGGTATATTTTTGGTCGATTAACCATTGGGCTGCTGCTATAAAATCATCAAAAACGTTTTGCTTTCGCTCTTTCATGCCTGCTTGATGCCAAGCCTCACCATATTCACCACCACCCCGCAAATTGGGGACGGCATAGATCCCGCCCATCTCTAGCCAAACTAGATTACTAATTGAAAAGTTGGGAGTTAGAGAAATATTAAAACCACCATAGGCATACAAATAAGTAGGATTATTACCATCGAGTTCAATCCCTTTTTTATGGGTAATAAACATGGGAATTTTAGTGCCGTCTTGGCTGGAATAGAATATCTGCTGGGTTTGATACTCGTTAGGGTCAAAATCTACCTGAGGTTGACGAAAGAGTTGACTTTCTCCTGTAGTCATGTCGTAGCGATAAATAGTTGCAGGGGTAGTAAAGCTAGTGAAGGTATAAAAAGTTTCGGTATCGTATCTCTCGCCGCCAAAACCACCAGCAGAACCAATGCCAGGTAATTCTACTTCTCGAACTAAAGTACCGTCTAAATCAAAAATTAAATAAAGCGATCGCGCATCTTTGAGATAACCAGCCACAAACTGATTGTTTAACAATCCTACACTTTGTAATGTTTCTGGTGCTTCTGGAATAATTTCTTGCCAATTGCTGCGCTCGGGATTATTTAGCGCGATCGCAATTACTTTCCCACGGGGTGCATCTAAGTCTGTCTGCACCCAAAAGACATCTCCATCATGATCGATTACGCTATAGCTGGCTTCAAAGTCACTAATCAATTCAACCACTTCACTATCGGGTTGTTCGAGATTTTTATAAAAGACTAGATTTTTACTATCTGTACCCAACCAAACGCTGATAATTAAATACTTACCATCTTCGGTAACACTACCGCTAAAACCCCATTCTTTTTGATCGCGGCGATGATAAATAAGTGTATCTTCTGTTTGTTCTGTACCGAGGCGATGGTAAAAAAGCTTTTGATAATAATTAACGTCTGCTAATTTTGTTTGTTCATTAGGTTCATCATAACGGCTATAAAAAAAACCTTGATCATCTTTCGTCCAGGATGCACCAGAAAACTTGATCCATTTAAGATGGTCTGAACTAGCTTCACCTGTGGCAATATTTTTAACTCGATACTCTACCCAATCCGATCCTGCACTGGATAAACCATAAGCCATCCACTGGCCATCGTCGCTAATAGATAACCCTGATAGTGCTACTGTACCGTCTGACGATAAAGTGTTGGGATCTAGTAAGACTTTTGCTTCATCGTCCAAGGATTCAAGTGTGTATAAAACACTTTGATTTTGTAAGCCATCATTTTTGAAATAAAAATAACGTTGTCCTCGTTTGAACGGGCTACCATACTTCTCATAATCCCAAAGATGAGTTAATCTTTGCTGTATTTTGCTTTTAACAGCAATATTTTCCAAATAGGCAGTTGTCACTTGGTTTTGCGCCGTTATCCAGACTTTGGTTGATTCTGAGTCCGGATTTTCTAGCCAGCGATAAGGATCTTTTACTTCTACTCCATGATAATTATCGCTTTGTTCTACTTGATTTGTGTTGGGATAGACCAGACTGTTACGAGAAAATGTCACAACTAAAACTCCAAAAACATCTATATTATTAGGATAATAAAACTTTGCCATCAGATTAAAATGTCATAGTTTTTTATAGTAAACAATGACCAAAAACTCAATGTCGATTGAGAAATACTAAATATCTAAACATAATTGTTTAATTATTAATTAATTTCTTTTGATGCTAAATAGTGCTTTATCTAAAATAAATATGATAAATTACGAAAGTTTACAATCAATTTTAAATTAAGTCATTTAAGCGGAAATAGTATTTTTGCCGATATTTACCCTTTATTTGGCTAGATAAACAGGACTATTTTACAAGTTAACCAACTCATTAAAATATCAGTCTGATCGGAACGTGGTTAGCGCTGCGATTGCTGCATTTAATCAGTTGCGATTTGTTGTATCAGTACAAAACCATCAAGACTTTAAAATTCAGGTTGTATTCATGAAAATAGTTGTCTTGCTTGCCTTATTAGTATTTTCTGCTTGCCAACCTCAAAAAAGCGAGTCTCAATTTCAGACTACTGAAACTGCTTCAAGTTCTAAGCAAGTTATTGCTAAACCAACTGTTGCGTCAGAATTTCTTATTTCAGCAAATGGCATTGGCAAAGCGAAGCTAGGTAGGACTTTAGGTGAACTCAAACAAATATCGGCTCAAAATACTAAATTTGAAGTAGTAACGCCTTTTATGCTTAACATCAATGCGATCGCCGTTAGCCATAATGGTCTACTTCAATACTATATTCTCTATAATGCAGGAACTAGTTCTCATCCAGATGGATCGACTCCTACGGACAATGATTTGATTACTTTTTTAATGACCGATAACTACAATTACCAAACTGAGGAGGGAGTTAAAGTAGGTATGCCTATTCAACAAGCAGAAAACATTTATGGTGATGCTATTCTCTCCTATAACGTAGATGGAGAATCAGGCGAATATATCACCTTTGGCAATAAAAATTTGCAAAATATTGGCTTTAAAGCCTCTTATTTTCAGCTAATTTGTGAAGGATTCGGTTTTTCAGCTATTTATCCCGAATATCCAGGAGTTTCCTATACAACTGATAAATATTTGGACAGGGCTGCGATCTCAGCGATCGAAGTTTCTTGTCTTCCCACAAATTGTCTTAACTAAATCTAGCGTTGCTGATTTCAGTAATGATATACATAATAATACGCTTAGTAGTAAAACAGTGCGTTGCGGGGCTCCCCCCGTTGAAGCAACTGCTGAACCCGAAGGGCTTTTAGCTTTTAGCTTTTAAAGAAATATACTAAATGTTAGCCTAGTTATCTAACTCGACATCCATAGCGGTAAATCAATAATTAATGGCAGACATTAAGCCACATCAAAGAATCAACGATATTCTCTTTGCGCCCTTGGAAAGACCTGCACTGCAATGGTTGGCAGCAAATATGCCAGTTTGGGTTAATCCTGATATTTTAACGGGGATTGGTATTTTGGGTGGCATAACGATCTTTTTGGGTTATTGGTTGTCAAACTACTCTCCTCTGATGCTATGGATTGCTAGCTTGGGATTCGTGATTAATTGGTTTGGTGACAGTTTAGACGGTAGTTTAGCGCGTCACCGCAAAATAGAGCGACCAAAATATGGTTTTTTCGTCGATCACACGGTAGATGCGTTTAACGAGGTGCTAATTGTAATTGGGCTTGGGCTATCACCCTATGTAACGTTTAGTGTCGCCTGTCTCGCACTGATTGGCTATTTGCTGATGTCAGTATTAGTTTATATCCGCACTTATGTAGAGGGAGTTTTCCAGCTTTCTTATGGCAAGTTTGGCCCGACTGAAGTACGAGTAATTCTGATCTTACTCAATACAGTAATGTTTTTCTGGGGTATCCCAGAAGCTAAATTACCCTTGGGATTGACCATTTACGATCTACCCATAGCTTTTATTGCTGCTATTTTAGGGA
This is a stretch of genomic DNA from Coleofasciculaceae cyanobacterium. It encodes these proteins:
- a CDS encoding CDP-alcohol phosphatidyltransferase family protein, which translates into the protein MADIKPHQRINDILFAPLERPALQWLAANMPVWVNPDILTGIGILGGITIFLGYWLSNYSPLMLWIASLGFVINWFGDSLDGSLARHRKIERPKYGFFVDHTVDAFNEVLIVIGLGLSPYVTFSVACLALIGYLLMSVLVYIRTYVEGVFQLSYGKFGPTEVRVILILLNTVMFFWGIPEAKLPLGLTIYDLPIAFIAAILGILFTVGSIQNAVELAKLNE
- a CDS encoding prolyl oligopeptidase family serine peptidase, with amino-acid sequence MAKFYYPNNIDVFGVLVVTFSRNSLVYPNTNQVEQSDNYHGVEVKDPYRWLENPDSESTKVWITAQNQVTTAYLENIAVKSKIQQRLTHLWDYEKYGSPFKRGQRYFYFKNDGLQNQSVLYTLESLDDEAKVLLDPNTLSSDGTVALSGLSISDDGQWMAYGLSSAGSDWVEYRVKNIATGEASSDHLKWIKFSGASWTKDDQGFFYSRYDEPNEQTKLADVNYYQKLFYHRLGTEQTEDTLIYHRRDQKEWGFSGSVTEDGKYLIISVWLGTDSKNLVFYKNLEQPDSEVVELISDFEASYSVIDHDGDVFWVQTDLDAPRGKVIAIALNNPERSNWQEIIPEAPETLQSVGLLNNQFVAGYLKDARSLYLIFDLDGTLVREVELPGIGSAGGFGGERYDTETFYTFTSFTTPATIYRYDMTTGESQLFRQPQVDFDPNEYQTQQIFYSSQDGTKIPMFITHKKGIELDGNNPTYLYAYGGFNISLTPNFSISNLVWLEMGGIYAVPNLRGGGEYGEAWHQAGMKERKQNVFDDFIAAAQWLIDQKYTSKSKLAIAGGSNGGLLVGACMTQRPDLFAAVIPAVGVLDMLRFHKFTIGWAWCSEYGNPDNEQDFKTLYAYSPLHNLKEGIAYPATMITTADHDDRVVPAHSFKFAAALQAAHQGDNPVLIRIETKAGHGAGKPTSKIIEEAADKWAFLVANLEME
- a CDS encoding M3 family oligoendopeptidase; amino-acid sequence: MSQTIKFADIQLETPTIEEVTAKYAQINTALDRAVTTTDKKAALQQWEDLRRRLDSWSALTSLHFSQDTTNEAYKQAQSYSDELRPKLTALEIAMKQRLLNSQDRTELESILGQQAFSLWSADVTTFEPAIELDLVQESKLVNQYVQLLASAQIEFKGETLNLSGIRKYTQDSDRQTRYAAEKARWNFFSQNEPQLNSIYDQLVKLRHKMAQKLGYDNYTGLGYKRMQRIDYTEADVANYRNEVVATVVPLAQKIIARKAQKLDLAEVYFWDESVFDLQGNPEPQGDHDWMLQQAQQMFDAMHPELGSFFAMMVNGNFIDLKTRPGKAGGGFCTSFPTEGVPYIFANFNNTKGDVEVFTHEMGHAFQAWQSRNLPLIDYLWPTLESCEIHSMSLEFLTWSQMEKFFGDDADRFREIHLAESILFLPYGCAVDHFQHLVYANPEATPAQRNQMWQEMEARYLPWRQYGEIKHPAQGGLWQEKQHIYCSPFYYIDYTLALCCAMQFWVKAQSDFNTALAEYITLCQRGGKAPFQSLTSSANLISPFKSGSLANVVETAQKFLHL